The following coding sequences lie in one Cannabis sativa cultivar Pink pepper isolate KNU-18-1 chromosome 5, ASM2916894v1, whole genome shotgun sequence genomic window:
- the LOC115717396 gene encoding uncharacterized protein LOC115717396 — protein sequence MVHLFLTEPNWNDVGAYDSTKLRISLLSKLESVVQSFLISKGRSEARLWLCKTISGISTIACRHQCEMFMDLLRSKPIKYSLASQLLEMIFDKMPQKAGYLISKKSYILEKFFEGHPTRIFKWFSNFGATGGGIEHGKGAKALSKFAFINRDICWEELEWKGKHGQSPAVVATKPHYFLDLDVQRTVENFLQNVPEFWSSSEFAESLKDGEILFIDRNFFRDYFIDMMYKEKSRDVWNAITEFLTEESFSYLCQHLLITLEEQDLYEFLKLLQRYLQPSMEHKDLGNSSCMFEIILSKCSDFGSFDQILLLNALLTKRRELLRLLSDEEAEAETKDIVSQIFAIPDQENSLATIIKGCFKLKTVEAFKWLVLQSWAFYCRLLEGRQTVESWESFFTKNAISFRRSNSYTLLNDDGVSEECASDLDHGVSKKSKHRRKSSKKKRRKLDRDNKYDNEFLDFNTTNDGLDLQSNSETFFLSTDEYSTSWSIVDLPEHLSQHCLSTWMRWILVKVG from the exons ATGGTTCATTTGTTCTTGACGGAACCCAATTGGAATGATGTTGGAGCTTATGACTCTACCAAGCTTAGAATATCTCTCTTAAGTAAGTTGGAGTCTGTGGTTCAGTCCTTCTTGATATCTAAAGGTCGATCGGAAGCTCGGCTATGGCTTTGTAAGACGATTTCTGGCATAAGTACCATTGCCTGCCGCCATCAATGTGAGATGTTTATGGACTTACTGAGGTCTAAGCCAATAAAGTATAGTTTAGCATCTCAGCTCCTTGAAATGATATTCGACAAGATGCCACAAAAAGCAGGGTATCTCATATCCAAGAAAAGTTACATACTAGAGAAATTCTTTGAAG GCCACCCAACACGAATATTTAAGTGGTTCTCTAATTTTGGTGCAACTGGTGGCGGAATAGAGCATGGAAAAGGTGCTAAGGCATTATCCAAGTTTGCTTTCATAAATCGAGATATATGTTGGGAGGAACTTGAGTGGAAGGGAAAACATGGGCAATCACCAGCAGTGGTTGCGACAAAGCCCCATTACTTTCTTGATTTGGATGTTCAAAGAACTGTGGAGAATTTTCTTCAAAATGTTCCTGAATTCTGGTCATCCAGTGAGTTTGCTGAGTCACTAAAAGATGGTGAGATTTTGTTCATTGATAGAAACTTCTTTCGAGattattttattgatatgatGTATAAGGAAAAGTCAAGAGATGTATGGAATGCCATCACCGAGTTCCTAACAGAGGAATCTTTCTCTTACCTGTGTCAGCACCTTCTTATTACTCTTGAAGAGCAGGACTTGTATGAATTTCTGAAATTGCTTCAAAGATATCTTCAACCTAGTATGGAGCATAAGGATTTAGGTAACTCGTCGTGTATGTTTGAGATAATTCTTTCCAAGTGCAGTGATTTTGGGTCTTTTGATcagatattattattaaatgcgCTGCTGACTAAAAGACGTGAGCTTCTACGCCTTTTAAGTGATGAGGAAGCAGAAGCAGAAACCAAAGATATAGTGTCCCAAATTTTTGCTATCCCTGATCAAGAAAATAGCTTGGCAACAATCATAAAAGGGTGCTTCAAACTGAAGACAGTAGAAGCATTTAAATGGCTGGTGCTTCAGTCATGGGCCTTTTATTGCAGGCTTTTAGAGGGACGCCAGACGGTTGAGTCTTGGGAGTCATTCTTCACGAAAAATGCAATAAGTTTTCGCAGATCTAATTCATATACTTTACTAAATGATGATGGAGTATCTGAAGAATGTGCCTCTGACTTGGACCATGGAGTGTCAAAAAAATCCAAGCACAGGAGAAAAAGTAGTAAGAAAAAGAGGAGGAAACTTGACCGTGACAATAAATATGATAATGAGTTTCTTGATTTCAATACTACGAATGATGGGTTGGATCTACAATctaacagtgaaactttttttCTTTCGACTGATGAGTACTCTACATCATGGAGCATT GTCGATCTACCAGAACATCTTTCTCAGCATTGTTTGTCAACATGGATGAGGTGGATTTTGGTAAAAGTGGGTTGA